DNA from Triplophysa dalaica isolate WHDGS20190420 chromosome 21, ASM1584641v1, whole genome shotgun sequence:
AAAACAAGACCAATTGTTACAGTCTCTCGTGCACTGAGAATACAGTGTTTAAATCCCCTGGGGTACATAAGTCAAAATTTGGTTCACTGATCCTGTTGTATGTACTGCTACCAGTACGGCATGCCTGCTCAGTAATGTGAGACTGTATAAGTTATCTTTTTATAGCAAGTGTTTTCCAGATGACGGCTCCTAGAGTGCAACGAAATTCTGTTATATAGAACTCAAATCTACTGTTAACATTACACTGGTTAATATCTTTGTACATATTGCCATTTGTTCAAAACTGTTGTAGCGAGTGTCATAAATCTGCTGGACTAGTGTGGCACAGCATGTTTATCACATACACACTGGCTCTTAAAGATGGATTTTTTTGGGATCGTGAACAATAGCTTTACTGTGTAACTGAAACACTGAAACATGCTCAGTGAAGGAGCTTAGGACCATGTTTGGGGAAACATCATGAATGATGCAGAAGTGTTCATGTAGCTCATTTTTAAGCCAGATCAGGAGATGAACCAGTATTGAGTGAACCGATGGTGTGTCGTACTCCATTAGTGTGTAAAGATTCGGATAAGTTAAAGAAATGGCAAACCTCCCGATTTGCTCAAGTGATATAAAATTGGCCCATCTTGCTGGAATATATGTCTGTATTCACAATGATGATGTTGTAGAGTCCACCACTTCTCTTCCGTTGCACACGGTCGGCACTATAGTAGATGCTGAAGCTGTGgaaatacaattctttttaGTTCGTGATTCTCTAATTCACCTCCAAATTaaacttctgtcattttttacccTCGTGATGTTAAAAACCCATTTATAAATCTTCCGtggcacacaaaagaagatattttgaggaataaaTCAAtgggttaccaacattattcaaaatatcttcttttgtattctgcagaagaaagaaagtcacaggtttgtaatgacatgactgtgtataaataaactatcccttcaaaaTGTCAACAAGAATATGCATAAATGACCCCCTCCTACTGTGGTTCTTCACATATAGCACCAGCTTTGAATGTGGTGTGGTTACCTTGTGAGTAGGTGGAGCTGGGTGCGGTGGCCACGGTGGAGAAGCGGTTGTCTTTGGCCCTCAGAGTCGTCACGTTCTTCTGCGGCTGGAAGAGAATGACGTGGATCTTGGGGGCAAATAGGCAACCGAGCACCACAGAACCGCTCAGACTGACGGAGATGCACATGGTGGTGGTCTGTACCTGTACAGGATAAATCAGTTTAAATTTCAGTCTGTGTGCTCGTTggtacaaatatctttctatacACATTCAAGCATGTTGTTTAAGAACAACCGACCTGCACCATTTGAAGGTTTGGATCCCTAACCAAGTGTTTTCTCAAAATTTTCCTGACCTGTAGGGTCATTAGAAAGCAAAAATCCCCTAGTGGACATTGTTTTTGGCCACTACTGAATCTACTTTgaatcaatgttttatttatatcttttgATAACTTTCCACATCAGATTTTCAGATCTGTCCCATCTCCCCTCCTTCCAAAggttaatgggatagttcacccaaaaaggacatttatttcatcatttactcaccctcagattgttccaaccCATATTCTTTTCTGCTGAACGaatagaagatatttggaaaaatggcTGTGACTAAACATATCTCATCGCCCATTTACTGCcgtagatctgtttggttactgccattcttccaaatatcttgctatgttcatcagaacaaataaatgtatacaggtttggaacaatctaatgATGACAAAACTGACCTGGGTACAGTTGTCTTTAGATGAAGTTTGGTCTGAAATAGTTTGCTGTATTCCTGCAGGAATGGCCTGTCTTTTAGCCTGCGGTCGTTCTTGATGACCGTGTTTACCGTGTCACTGACAGAGCTCTGACATCTCTTGCCCTCAGCCGTGACAAACTCCTGATGAAATGCGACATCCCTCACATAGTGTTTATGTGTTGACCAGACAGTTTCGTCGCTTTGCTGAATGTTTGCAATGGCAAAATGAGTTTGTCTGGATATATCAGCTAGAGGATtgcatttaaaggaaaagttcacatCAAAATccaaattgtgttattttttatttacccgCATGACTTTCAACGTGTTTTAAGACCTCCAGGTGACATCCGAGAggtttccaggcctcctcatagacatcgtggttatagttgttgtcaaggtccagaaaagtactaaagacattgttTAATTGGTCCATATCAATCaaagttgtttattttggtttgtgtcgtcattaaaaaaaaaaattgagccactatgagcggatggaccaatttatCGATGTCTTCaatacttttctggaccttgacaacaacatGATGtatatgaggaggcctggaaatctctcagaTCTCACctaaatctttatttgtgttccgaagatgccgggaggtcttaaaacatgttggaCGTCATGCGGGtgagtaaaaaacaacacagttttgattttgaggtgaacttttcctttaaggtttcatgttttgttgttttgacttGAAGAAAACTCTACAGAGATAGAATTCAGTTTTGAGTTGTATAAGAACAGGTTGaaagtttgattgacagataaACATTAGAAGAGACATTCTGAACATAAATGCTCTTTAATCCTTATGTTTTGCCTTGTGGTTACACTTTACAATACAACACTGCAAAACATTATTTCCAAGCTTAATGTGGAATAAACcttcaaaaatgtttgtttgctttcaacccatcgttgggtcaaaaaggaacaaacccagctaaatattatatttgacccaacggCGTGTTGAAACAACTCAGCATTGGACAACCtaacaacattaacaaaactATTAATCCTACTTACTCTGTAGTCACTTGCAGTAACGTAGAAGATGGGTTGAAAGGCCAGCCAGATGATGCAAGTGGTGTACATAGTGAAGCCGATGAACTTGGCCTCATTAAAGTTCTCCGGACACTTCCTGGTCTTGAAGGCGTAGAAGGTGCAGAGTATGATGAGGATGCAGTTGTAGGTAAGGGACACCAGCATGCTAGAGTCCAGACTGTTACATTTCAAAGTGACCACATCTCTCCTGTCTGGGCCCACCTCTTTCCTCACCCCAGGTGCCTCTACCAGGAGCCATATGAGCGCAACCAACAGCTGGGCCGAAATCAGCACGGCGCAGATCGCAACCTGAGAGGCGGGACTTATGAAGCGTGGTCGCCGGGCGCTGTCCCGTGCCCCGCCGAAGATCCGTGCGATCCTATTGGTCTTGGTCAGCAAAGCTGAGTAGCAGATGGCAAAAGACGTGCCGAGTCCGAGACGCCGTAGGGTGCACACGAACGCAGAGGGTTTAGCGATGTAAATGAAGGTCATGGCGTAACACATGAGCACCCCAAACAGCAGGATGTACGAGAGTTCCCGACCACTGGCTTTAACAACGGGAGTGTCGTTATTGCGTAAGAAAAGGCCTGCTACTGCAAGCGTGCACAGCATTCCCAGACAAGCGATGGTGACCGGTCCCACAGCCCAAGCATCCGACCAGTGAATGTACTCCTCTGGAAGCTCATGGCAGCCGGTCAGGTTGGCAAGGGGCCACTCTCCGAAACCACAGTCCATACATGTAAACTCATCCAGGAGATACTGGTGAGGCTGGCATGGGATGCAAATCCAACAGCATACGTCTCCAGGTTGCATGCTTTTAGCTTCGTTGGGTTGGCATGGGTCGCTGCACTGGGACGTAGGGAGTGCACCACTTGCCCAGTTCACCACACTGGTATTGAGCACTAAACTCTGTGCCCAGTAGCCTACCTTCTTGTAGACATACTTGTTGTCCTCTTGACGGTAGTAAAAGATGTTGTAGCGACCCAGACTGTCGCCTAATGAGGTAAACCGTACCACATTCTCAGTGTCAGGTGGTCTAAAAGGTGctgaaaagtttaaaataagatatcattaggattaaagggatagttagcctaatttttttgtcattgtttattcaccctcttatCACTGAAACCATATCACTCTTTctactgtggaacacaaaataaatatttttgagaaatgtggttctgtgtctatacaatgtaagtcaatggggccaatgTTTTCGGCTACAAAtgttctttgaaatatcttcttgagTGTTtcgcagaaagaaagtcattcaggtccGAGAAAAAATATGAACGATTTTTGGGGGGTTCACTGAAATATCTAttataaataatagaaaaagacAAAATCTGACTGACTCTGAATTACTTCTCTGAGACTGGATTATGGTGGAGACCATTTGAAGCTCTTTGTTAACTTGATGAAAGATTGTTTCACgttcataaatgtaattttatcgCCAGTgggaaaaagacaaaacaaaatgacatgagCTGGAAGGTAGCAAACGAAGTTTAACCAAATGAAGACTCAAATTATTggttaaataaattgaacacTGACAATCGAAGTTGTGCTTCATATGATGGAAGCAAATTGGCTATTGTTAGACGTTCATTTCTAAGATAGATAGATTTGATATGGTTGCCAGATGTACTCACCATCAAATTTCGTCTTGAGAATAAACTCACGGTAGAACCTCTTCCCATTGCCTGGCTTCATGGCATCGCACACCTTTGTGTTGTTGGGGCATACAGCTTGCCGCATATTGTGCAGGGCATAGGCCATAGCGTAGACAGCATTCACCACAAACATGATCTTTGATTCCGGCTTAAATGACCCGTTCCTTAGACTGTTAGTGGCGCAGCCGTGTTCATGTATACGACAGCCGAACCTGTGCTCCCAGAATTCCCTGAACCAAGGGTTCCTTGTATTGACTTCAGGTGTGAGCTTAGTGAAATAGTCCTCAAACTCTCTGATGGAGTATGAGGCCAGCTCAATGGTAAACGCCCCGTTGGCTGCTTTCTCGCTGCCGTGGACGACGCTCTCCTGTGCCCCCCAACCGTCGCTGGCCACCCAAATGAAGGTGGCGTTCATTCTGGCTGCGGCGGCAAGCAGTTCCCTGGCATCTTCGCTTTTGGTAAACAGGATCACCACTTTGGCGTTGGCTTTTTGCTGAAGTGAGCGGATGACGTTTTCATAGTTCCCTCGGTTCACCGAGCGACTGACTTTTACAGAAGTTGCGATGCAGATTTGGCGCACACGGGCCTCCTGTTGGAAGGCGTCGATGCCCGTCTCGCCGTAGTC
Protein-coding regions in this window:
- the grm2b gene encoding glutamate receptor, metabotropic 2b isoform X2; its protein translation is MKYKPNFSISKTVDKYCCEHVFSILDGCVSWKASTEVLVANLLRLFQIPQISYASTSAKLSDKSRYDYFTRTVPPDFYQAKAMAEILRYFNWTYVSTVASEGDYGETGIDAFQQEARVRQICIATSVKVSRSVNRGNYENVIRSLQQKANAKVVILFTKSEDARELLAAAARMNATFIWVASDGWGAQESVVHGSEKAANGAFTIELASYSIREFEDYFTKLTPEVNTRNPWFREFWEHRFGCRIHEHGCATNSLRNGSFKPESKIMFVVNAVYAMAYALHNMRQAVCPNNTKVCDAMKPGNGKRFYREFILKTKFDAPFRPPDTENVVRFTSLGDSLGRYNIFYYRQEDNKYVYKKVGYWAQSLVLNTSVVNWASGALPTSQCSDPCQPNEAKSMQPGDVCCWICIPCQPHQYLLDEFTCMDCGFGEWPLANLTGCHELPEEYIHWSDAWAVGPVTIACLGMLCTLAVAGLFLRNNDTPVVKASGRELSYILLFGVLMCYAMTFIYIAKPSAFVCTLRRLGLGTSFAICYSALLTKTNRIARIFGGARDSARRPRFISPASQVAICAVLISAQLLVALIWLLVEAPGVRKEVGPDRRDVVTLKCNSLDSSMLVSLTYNCILIILCTFYAFKTRKCPENFNEAKFIGFTMYTTCIIWLAFQPIFYVTASDYRVQTTTMCISVSLSGSVVLGCLFAPKIHVILFQPQKNVTTLRAKDNRFSTVATAPSSTYSQASASTIVPTVCNGREVVDSTTSSL
- the grm2b gene encoding glutamate receptor, metabotropic 2b isoform X1, with product MAGSLVQASWFLFLVIPLAQPSPRYAPAPSVSKREIIMDGDLVIGGLFPVHEKGEGTEDCGKINEERGIQRLEAMMFALDEINQDSRILPGLKLGAHILDTCSKDTYALEQSLEFVRASLTKVHQPGFICPDGSNPVPDEVPLAISGVIGGSYSDVSIQVANLLRLFQIPQISYASTSAKLSDKSRYDYFTRTVPPDFYQAKAMAEILRYFNWTYVSTVASEGDYGETGIDAFQQEARVRQICIATSVKVSRSVNRGNYENVIRSLQQKANAKVVILFTKSEDARELLAAAARMNATFIWVASDGWGAQESVVHGSEKAANGAFTIELASYSIREFEDYFTKLTPEVNTRNPWFREFWEHRFGCRIHEHGCATNSLRNGSFKPESKIMFVVNAVYAMAYALHNMRQAVCPNNTKVCDAMKPGNGKRFYREFILKTKFDAPFRPPDTENVVRFTSLGDSLGRYNIFYYRQEDNKYVYKKVGYWAQSLVLNTSVVNWASGALPTSQCSDPCQPNEAKSMQPGDVCCWICIPCQPHQYLLDEFTCMDCGFGEWPLANLTGCHELPEEYIHWSDAWAVGPVTIACLGMLCTLAVAGLFLRNNDTPVVKASGRELSYILLFGVLMCYAMTFIYIAKPSAFVCTLRRLGLGTSFAICYSALLTKTNRIARIFGGARDSARRPRFISPASQVAICAVLISAQLLVALIWLLVEAPGVRKEVGPDRRDVVTLKCNSLDSSMLVSLTYNCILIILCTFYAFKTRKCPENFNEAKFIGFTMYTTCIIWLAFQPIFYVTASDYRVQTTTMCISVSLSGSVVLGCLFAPKIHVILFQPQKNVTTLRAKDNRFSTVATAPSSTYSQASASTIVPTVCNGREVVDSTTSSL